The DNA segment CGAGCAGCACCGCTCCACCCGGGCGAAAAGCTCCACCGCCTGCCTCAGGCCCTCCCGGACCCGCGCCTCCGCTTCCCCGGAGACCACCAACAGGTCCACCGTGGTCCCCATCGCCCGGAAGCTGGCCGTGTAGGGCCGGAGCCGCCGCGCCTTGCGCCGCCCGGCGACGGGAGGCACGCGGTCACGGGGCTCAGGGTCACGGAGCCCGGAATCAAGAGGCCCTGGTGCGGAAGACGCGACGACCGGCCGCGGCCGGGACCCCAACCCCAGGGATCGCTTGGACGATGTGCTCTTCGCCGCTCTCCCCCTTGCCGCCGTCGTACCCGCCGTAGCCGCCGTACCACCGGAGGTCGTCGTCCCATTCGTGGTCGTCGTGCTCGTACCGGTCGTCATCGTCGAACCACCCTTCACCCGTGCGTACCCACGTCTCCGAGGAGGAACCGCCGGACCCGAAGCCGCCGCCTGCTACCGGGGGCGTCGCGGTTGCGCCTCCCTCCGCTGCCGAGGGACGGGCGCCGCCAACCGCATTCCCCTCCTGACAGCTGAAGATCCCCACCAGCAGCACCATGGCCGCCACGCTCGCCAGCCCGACGACCCACCTCGCCAACCGCTTGCCAAGCCCGCGACCTTTCCGGCCGGCCTTCCTGACCAAGGTCTCCGCCTCCGTTTCCGATGCGCGACCCCCACGCCGGCCGGGGTCGCGGCACCGATTGCGGCCCTCATGATAACGGTTCTCGCTGAAGGTTCCCTGAAGGGGAAGCGACGCGCCGGCCGCCCGACGCGCTGGGACCTCCGTACGATTTTCGTCGCCGCGAGTCTGTGCATCATGTCACAACCGGGGCGCACTGTGCAGATGCGGTGAGCATTTGGCGGGGGAATAGGGGAACGAAGAAGGAATCCGTCTCCTGACCACGAACGTGTTACCACATCGCTCCATTGGGGGAATCGGACCCTTTCGGCGCGCTTTTCACCTATCAGCATTGGTTGTCATTCGCTGTCAGACACCGGTCTTGCGCCGAGGAGCGGCGCTTACCGGGGGATCCGGTGCTGAGATCGCAATCATGGTGCGCAATGCCTGCACCCGCCGGAGGGTGGTCTTGCACCCATCACATACCCATACCGGGGAGGGAACGTCGTGCGCAGCTGGACCAGGCTTCTCGTCCTCGTCGTGCTAGCCGGTCTCCTGGCAGCCCCCGCTGCGGCCCAGGAGCCCATCAGGATCGGGGTCAACCTCGAGATGACCGGCTCCGTCGCCGCCTACGGGCAGATGGGCTGGGAGGGTCTCCAGGTCATCCGCAGCCTGGGCTACGACAAGGTGCTTGGGCGGCCGGTCGAACTGGTCCTCGTCGACAACAAGAGCGACAAGGTGGAGGCCGCCAACGCGACCACCCGTCTCATCAACCAGGGCGTGGTGGCCATCGTCGGCACCATGATCAGCGGCAACCTCCTGGCCGCCGGCCCCATCGCGGAGGAAGCGGGGATTCCCATCATCGGCCCGTCCACGACCAACCCGCTGGTCACCCAGGGCCGAAGCTACGTCTTCCGCGCCTGCTTCACCGACACCTACCAGGCGGTGATCGCCGCCCAGTTCGCCTACGAGAACCTGGGCGCCCGCCGGGCCGCGGTGATCTCCGACATCGCCCAGGACTACACGGTGGCCCTCGGCAAGTACTTCACCCAGCAGTTCGAGAAGCTGGGCGGCAAGGTGGTGGCCACCACCTACGTACGCACGGGCGACCAGGACTTCACCGCCCAGCTCACGGCGGTGGCCAACGCCAACCCGGACCTGCTCTACGTACCCAACTACTACACCGAGGACGCCCTCATCGCCCGCCAGGCCCGGGAGCTGGGGCTCACCCAGCCCATCCTCTCCGGTGACGGCGCCGACGCGCCCGAGCTTCTCGAGATCGGAGGCAAGGCGGTGGAGGGCCTGATGCACACCGCCTTCTGGCACGAGGAGGCCGCGGTGACCGATCTGGGCCGCCAGTACATCGACGCCTACCGGGCCAAGTACAACAGGGCGCCCAACTCCTTCGGAGGCCTGACGGCCGACGCCTACCTGATGCTGCTGCACGCCATCGAGAAGGCGGGCAAGCCCGATCCCAAGCTGATCCGGGAGCAGCTGGAGGCCATCGACGGCCTCGAGGTGGTCACGGGGC comes from the Limnochorda pilosa genome and includes:
- a CDS encoding ABC transporter substrate-binding protein — encoded protein: MRSWTRLLVLVVLAGLLAAPAAAQEPIRIGVNLEMTGSVAAYGQMGWEGLQVIRSLGYDKVLGRPVELVLVDNKSDKVEAANATTRLINQGVVAIVGTMISGNLLAAGPIAEEAGIPIIGPSTTNPLVTQGRSYVFRACFTDTYQAVIAAQFAYENLGARRAAVISDIAQDYTVALGKYFTQQFEKLGGKVVATTYVRTGDQDFTAQLTAVANANPDLLYVPNYYTEDALIARQARELGLTQPILSGDGADAPELLEIGGKAVEGLMHTAFWHEEAAVTDLGRQYIDAYRAKYNRAPNSFGGLTADAYLMLLHAIEKAGKPDPKLIREQLEAIDGLEVVTGPVIVENGDAIKPVVIRRVADGDFRYMATVFPPELKAYANK